In a single window of the Gossypium hirsutum isolate 1008001.06 chromosome D02, Gossypium_hirsutum_v2.1, whole genome shotgun sequence genome:
- the LOC107910432 gene encoding protein TRACHEARY ELEMENT DIFFERENTIATION-RELATED 7A: MASPINFNFPYFSPPPPHQPFQPPPPPYHPTSPPPPPPHNPVSPPPPPHHPITPPPPHVHPPPPPHVRPPPPAPLPPAPSPSNHTVIIIVFVSCGGVFFLAFLAAALFCFLKKKKKKKTVKEMDRVHVDEHLKVKEAIVPGPDGPRAVLLEIEDDIHIDHEDIIKTQKTEKGSNLHSTLQNLKDIEEGTKASSSSNHHQLEHKA; the protein is encoded by the coding sequence ATGGCTTCTCCTATTAACTTCAACTTCCCTTATTTCTCTCCACCACCACCTCACCAGCCTTTCCAGCCACCTCCTCCTCCATACCATCCAACCTCACCACCACCTCCACCACCACACAATCCAGTttctccaccaccaccaccccaCCATCCAATCACTCCACCGCCACCTCATGTACATCCTCCACCACCTCCCCATGTGCGTCCACCACCACCAGCACCACTTCCTCCAGCACCATCACCGAGTAACCATACAGTTATAATAATTGTATTCGTCTCATGCGGCGGCGTGTTCTTCCTAGCATTCCTGGCCGCCGCTCTCTTTTGCTTCctcaagaagaagaagaagaagaagacggtTAAAGAAATGGACAGGGTTCATGTGGATGAACATCTGAAAGTGAAGGAGGCCATTGTTCCTGGTCCCGATGGACCTCGCGCTGTATTACTTGAGATTGAAGACGATATTCATATTGATCATGAAGATATTATAAAGACCCAGAAAACTGAAAAAGGTTCCAATCTCCATTCTACTCTGCAAAATCTTAAAGACATTGAAGAAGGAACTAAAGCTTCTTCAAGTTCTAATCATCATCAACTGGAACACAAAGCTTAG
- the LOC107910431 gene encoding alcohol dehydrogenase class-P — protein sequence MSTAGQVIRCKAAVAWESGKPLSIEEVEVAPPQKDEVRIKILFTSLCHTDVYFWDAKGQNPLFPRILGHEAGGIVESVGEGVTDLKPGDHVLPIFTGECKECPHCLSEESNMCDLLRINTDRVGMINDGKSRFSINGKPIYHFLGTSTFSEYTVVHVGQVAKINPHAPLDKVCVLSCGMSTGFGATVNVAKPKKGQSVAIFGLGAVGLAAAEGARVSGASRIIGIDLNPSRFEQAKKFGVTEFVNPKDYNKPVQEVIVEMTGGGVDRSVECTGSIQAMISAFECVHDGWGVAVLVGVPNKDDAFKTHPVNLLNERTLKGTFFGNYKPRSDIPAVVEKYMNKELELDKFITHTVPFSEINKAFELMLAGEGLRCVIRMDA from the exons ATGAGTACTGCTGGTCAGGTCATCCGTTGCAAAG CTGCTGTAGCATGGGAGTCGGGGAAGCCACTGTCAATAGAGGAAGTGGAAGTGGCACCACCGCAGAAGGATGAAGTCCGTATTAAGATACTCTTCACTTCTTTATGTCACACCGATGTCTACTTCTGGGATGCTAAG GGACAAAATCCTCTGTTTCCTCGCATACTTGGACATGAAGCTGGGGG GATTGTGGAGAGTGTAGGAGAGGGCGTGACTGATCTAAAGCCAGGTGATCATGTTCTCCCCATCTTCACTGGGGAATGCAAGGAGTGTCCCCATTGCTTGTCTGAAGAGAGTAACATGTGTGATCTCCTCCGAATCAACACTGATAGGGTTGGAATGATTAATGATGGAAAATCCAGGTTTTCCATCAATGGGAAGCCTATCTACCACTTCCTTGGGACGTCTACTTTCAGCGAATACACTGTCGTCCATGTCGGTCAGGTCGCCAAGATCAATCCACATGCTCCACTTGATAAAGTTTGTGTTCTGAGCTGCGGGATGTCCACAG GTTTTGGTGCCACTGTGAATGTTGCTAAACCTAAAAAGGGTCAATCTGTTGCGATTTTCGGACTAGGCGCTGTTGGTCTTGCT GCTGCCGAAGGAGCAAGAGTATCCGGTGCTTCAAGGATCATTGGCATTGATTTGAACCCCAGCAGATTCGAACAAG CCAAGAAATTCGGTGTTACAGAGTTCGTGAATCCAAAAGATTACAACAAACCTGTCCAAGAG GTCATTGTTGAGATGACTGGTGGAGGAGTCGATCGCAGTGTTGAATGTACGGGGAGTATCCAGGCCATGATTTCCGCATTTGAATGCGTCCACGAT GGGTGGGGAGTTGCGGTGCTTGTGGGTGTTCCAAACAAAGACGATGCGTTCAAAACTCACCCAGTGAATCTGCTGAATGAGAGGACTCTCAAGGGTACTTTCTTTGGAAACTACAAACCTCGGTCTGACATTCCTGCTGTTGTGGAGAAATATATGAACAAG GAACTTGAGCTGGATAAATTCATCACACACACTGTGCCTTTCTCAGAGATCAACAAGGCATTTGAGTTAATGCTTGCGGGTGAGGGACTGAGATGTGTGATTCGCATGGATGCATAA